One genomic window of Sporosarcina ureae includes the following:
- a CDS encoding nucleotide sugar dehydrogenase, translating into MINVIGLGYIGLPTALMFARSGVKVVGTDNNKQLVNSLTEGKLTYEENGLEKLFKEAQENGIEFSTEYQRTSTYLLAVPTPYIKESKKLDPKYVISALNGVLDVCEKGATIIIESTITPGTIDRYIRPEIEKRNLVTGVDVHLVHAPERIIPGNMIYELEHNPRTIGADSREIGNEVKSLYSKFCNADIIVTDIRSAEMSKIVENTFRDVNIAFANELAKICRSDEMDIYEIIKIANMHPRVNILQPGPGVGGHCISVDPWFLVGDYPGLANLILAARKINDSMPQHVLSRIRDIMREHNIKDISKVGLYGLAYKENVDDTRESPTLQLLERMDEHLAFGVKVYDPFVKDRIVDNQFVNFKDFLNEIDILVVMVGHDHIISNIDRLKNKLILDTKKVFIEVEFSNLYYI; encoded by the coding sequence ATGATTAATGTAATAGGACTTGGATATATTGGATTGCCTACTGCGCTTATGTTTGCAAGAAGTGGCGTAAAAGTAGTAGGGACTGATAATAATAAGCAGCTTGTGAACTCATTAACAGAAGGAAAACTTACATATGAAGAAAATGGTTTGGAAAAACTATTCAAAGAAGCTCAAGAAAATGGAATTGAGTTTTCTACGGAATATCAGAGAACAAGTACTTATCTTCTGGCTGTTCCAACACCTTACATAAAGGAAAGCAAAAAACTAGATCCTAAGTATGTTATCTCAGCTTTGAACGGGGTTTTAGACGTTTGTGAAAAGGGAGCAACTATAATAATCGAATCAACAATTACACCAGGCACAATTGACCGGTATATTAGACCGGAAATTGAAAAAAGAAACTTAGTGACTGGTGTGGATGTCCATTTGGTTCATGCTCCGGAAAGAATCATCCCGGGTAATATGATTTATGAACTTGAACACAATCCTAGAACAATAGGTGCTGATAGCCGTGAAATAGGTAATGAGGTTAAATCATTATATTCAAAGTTTTGTAATGCAGATATAATTGTTACAGATATTAGATCCGCAGAAATGTCTAAAATTGTAGAAAACACATTTAGAGATGTTAATATAGCCTTTGCTAATGAATTAGCAAAAATTTGTCGATCGGATGAAATGGATATTTATGAAATAATAAAAATAGCTAATATGCATCCACGTGTAAACATCCTACAACCAGGTCCAGGCGTAGGTGGACATTGTATTTCAGTCGATCCTTGGTTCTTGGTAGGGGATTATCCTGGTTTAGCAAATCTGATTTTAGCAGCTAGAAAAATAAATGATTCTATGCCGCAACATGTGTTAAGTCGCATTAGAGATATTATGAGAGAACATAATATTAAAGATATATCTAAAGTAGGTCTATATGGCTTAGCATATAAAGAAAATGTTGATGACACTAGAGAAAGTCCAACTCTTCAATTATTGGAAAGAATGGATGAACACTTAGCTTTTGGAGTAAAAGTGTATGACCCATTTGTAAAAGATAGAATAGTTGATAATCAATTTGTAAATTTCAAAGACTTTTTAAATGAAATAGACATTCTTGTTGTTATGGTGGGGCACGATCATATTATTAGCAATATTGATAGATTGAAAAATAAATTAATTTTAGATACAAAAAAGGTATTCATAGAAGTGGAATTCAGTAATTTATATTATATTTAA
- a CDS encoding heparinase II/III domain-containing protein, which produces MIRSLVKEYGVPWVFNRSLYSIKLKTMRTIPVIEKMFEKEVYVKRVDIFKINTCPIEELLGSLSAIKKEEILLIADNAIQGKIKGFSSIDLDYGYPIEWNVNPITSKEVDNSLKWYQIPDFNPVLGDIKAVWEISRFTHFFYIVRAYMISKDRKYYLAFSNQLDEWLKENMYSYGANYKCGQEATLRMINILIAYSVFKSYGLTTLQDSENVRRIVESSYKKVLSNFFYAHKCIKNNHTLSEIVGLIVGAWACNDDIRLKKAYELLNKEIIKQFLPDGGYIQYSFNYQRFALQLMEFVLSISNQTNIQITNKSKELIKNSANLLYQLQDEAGDVPNYGSNDGALIFPVTSCDYRNFKPVINTISALIDGERIYENGIYDEEFMWFGNEDINNLKHSCIDRKSTSFNDSGYYSFRHKDGFLMTTLQNYKTRPAQMDQLHIDLWHKGINVFCDSGTYSYATDIGKGMALTAAHNTAKLDDKEQMKKREPFLIYDWTSSKNISHSKSSFTGTMISKNGYQHTRDIQKATSGYTVIDKVSGDGKFCEIYFHTPLRVRKDSGGVRLYKDEELICSLLTENIVEIRKSYRSLHYLKKEEISCIIIKNEMKENKCSNELLIKMEY; this is translated from the coding sequence ATGATACGATCATTAGTAAAAGAATATGGAGTACCGTGGGTATTTAATCGTTCACTTTATTCCATTAAATTGAAGACGATGAGAACAATACCAGTAATCGAAAAGATGTTTGAAAAAGAAGTTTACGTTAAAAGAGTTGATATTTTCAAAATAAATACGTGTCCAATTGAAGAGCTCTTAGGTAGTTTATCCGCCATAAAAAAAGAAGAAATTTTGCTAATTGCTGATAATGCAATACAGGGGAAAATTAAAGGCTTTTCCTCAATTGATTTGGATTATGGTTACCCAATTGAATGGAATGTTAACCCAATTACAAGTAAGGAAGTGGATAATTCTTTAAAGTGGTATCAAATACCAGATTTCAACCCGGTTTTAGGTGATATAAAAGCCGTTTGGGAAATTTCAAGGTTTACGCATTTCTTTTACATTGTCAGAGCTTATATGATATCAAAAGACCGAAAATATTATCTCGCCTTTTCTAATCAGCTTGATGAATGGTTAAAAGAAAACATGTATTCTTATGGAGCTAATTATAAATGTGGTCAAGAAGCTACACTAAGAATGATCAATATATTAATTGCTTACTCTGTATTTAAATCTTATGGCTTGACGACACTCCAAGACAGTGAAAATGTACGCAGAATTGTGGAAAGTAGCTATAAGAAAGTATTATCGAACTTTTTTTATGCTCACAAATGTATAAAGAACAATCATACTCTTTCGGAAATTGTTGGTTTAATTGTTGGAGCATGGGCTTGCAATGATGATATAAGGTTAAAAAAAGCATATGAACTACTTAATAAAGAAATTATTAAACAATTTCTTCCTGACGGTGGATATATTCAGTACTCATTTAATTATCAAAGATTTGCACTTCAATTAATGGAATTCGTACTAAGTATTAGTAATCAAACAAATATTCAAATCACGAATAAGAGTAAAGAGTTAATAAAGAACAGCGCAAACTTACTGTATCAACTGCAAGATGAAGCAGGTGACGTACCAAACTATGGTTCAAATGATGGTGCATTGATATTTCCAGTGACGTCTTGTGATTATAGAAACTTTAAACCAGTAATAAATACAATTAGTGCTTTAATTGACGGTGAAAGAATATATGAAAACGGGATTTACGATGAGGAGTTCATGTGGTTTGGTAATGAAGACATAAATAATTTAAAACACTCCTGTATCGATAGGAAATCAACATCATTTAATGATTCTGGTTATTACTCTTTTAGACATAAAGATGGCTTTTTAATGACTACATTGCAAAACTATAAAACACGTCCTGCACAAATGGATCAACTCCATATAGATCTGTGGCATAAAGGGATAAATGTTTTTTGCGACAGTGGTACATATTCATATGCTACAGATATAGGTAAAGGCATGGCTTTAACAGCTGCGCATAATACTGCCAAGTTGGATGACAAAGAACAAATGAAAAAACGCGAACCATTTTTAATCTATGATTGGACGAGCTCTAAAAATATAAGCCATTCCAAAAGTAGCTTTACAGGAACGATGATTTCGAAAAATGGTTATCAGCATACTAGAGATATTCAAAAAGCAACGTCTGGATATACGGTTATTGACAAAGTATCTGGAGATGGGAAATTCTGCGAGATTTACTTCCACACCCCATTAAGAGTTCGTAAAGACAGTGGAGGGGTTAGACTGTACAAAGATGAGGAATTAATATGCAGTCTTCTGACCGAAAATATAGTAGAGATTAGAAAATCATACCGAAGCCTTCACTACTTAAAAAAAGAAGAAATAAGCTGTATAATTATTAAAAATGAAATGAAAGAAAATAAGTGTAGCAATGAATTACTAATTAAGATGGAATATTAA